The nucleotide window CTTTTTACGAATACGGTCAATGCAGAGATTTGTTCCGATTCGGTAAAGCCATGTTGAAAATTTTCGATTTTGATCATACGAATGTAAATTAATATAGGCACGTATGAATGCCTCTTGTGCGATATCTTCTGCTTCCTGTTTATTTCCAAGCATTCGATAGCACACTTGATACAGCTTGTGCTGGTAGAGGTTAACGATGTCGGCATATGCGTTTTGGTCACCTTTAAGCACTTGCTTTATTCTTTTATTAACTAACGCATCCATTTGTCTTTCCTCTCCACCTTTTCAGCTGTTCTATATATACGGATTGCTTTTTAAAAGGTTTCATTTTCTCTAAAAATTTTTTTCCACCCATAAATATGTGCCTTTATTATAACAAACTTCGTAACGACCAATCGAATTTTTTCGTAATAATCATACTAAAGTTTCGCCAAATAAAGAGCCGATTAATGCAACTGCCAGCTCTGCTGTTTTATTTCGCTCATCCAATATAGGATTTACTTCTACAAACTCCGCCGATGTCATCAGTCCGGATTCCTGAATCATTTCCATCGCCAAATGACTTTCCCGATAAGTGATTCCACCTGCTACAGGTGTCCCTACACCAGGAGTATATAGAGGATCTAACGCGTCCAAATCAAGTGATAAATGAAGCCCGTCTATTTGCAGCTGCTTAAAATATTTTAGAGTTTCTTCCATTACATATGTCATTCCAAGGCGATCGATTTCGTGCATTGTGTATATTTTAATCCCCCGCGCTTTAATTAGCTCCCGTTCCCCTTCATCGATGGAACGTCCGCCAATTATAACTATGTTTTCGGCTTTGATTTTAGGATCTGCATGTAAAATTGACGTCAGCCTTTCATGTCCTAGCCCGATACTTGTTGCTAATGGCATTCCATGAATATTTCCTGACGGCGTTGTTTCCGGTGTATTTAAATCTGCATGGGCATCAAACCAGATGACACCCAGATTTTTATATTTCATCGATAAGCCCGCCAATGTACCAATTGCAATACTGTGATCGCCCCCTAAAACAAGCGGTATGTAATCCTTTTTTACAACGTTATACACTTTTTCGGCAAGTGCTGTATTGACCTTAATTACTTCTTCAAGATTAAGCAGCTTTTCATCTTTTGATACAGCTGCATCCCCTTCAATAACTTGAATATTTCCTTCATCTTCCACTTCATAGCCAAGATTGGCCAAACGCTGCTGCACACCTGCATATCGGATGGCACTCGGGCCCATATCTACCCCACGGCGTTGTTGTCCATAGTCACATGGTACCCCTACGATTGAAATTTTCTGATTCATCATTTCTGCATCCCCTAACATGTTGTCGTTTATTCTTTCTTTTCTGTTCTATTCTATTCTCGGCTCATCCTCCTATAGAATTTCGAGTAACTAAACGATTTTCCCTCTTTAAATGCAAAAAATCCTTTACTTATAAATAAGTAAAGGATTGTTATTTTTGATATTTAAGTACACTTCTAAGTTTATAAAATAAAAGTGAGCCATGAAGGACTCGAACCTTCGACCCTCTGATTAAAAGTCAGATGCTCTACCAACTGAGCTAATGGCTCATAAAAAATAAAAAAAATGGCTGGGGTACCTGGATTCGAACCAGGGCATGACGGAATCAAAATCCGTTGCCTTACCGCTTGGCTATACCCCAAACATTTTATAGATGGTGGAGGGGGACGGATTCGAACCGCCGAACCCTAAGGAGCGGATTTACAGTCCGCCGCGTTTAGCCACTTCGCTACCCCTCCGACAAATGATGCAACACTGTTAAAGTTGAATGGTGGAGGATGACGGGCTCGAACCGCCGACCCCCTGCTTGTAAGGCAGGTGCTCTCCCAGCTGAGCTAATCCTCCATACATAACAAGTGTTACTGCTTTATTTTTTTATGAAGCCTTAAATGGTGACCCGTACGGGATTCGAACCCGTGTTACCGCCGTGAAAGGGCGGTGTCTTAACCACTTGACCAACGGGCCGTTATATAAGTTGTTCTCTTTAAGACAAGATTTATAATATCATCAATCTTTATATAGTGCAAGCCTTTTTTAAAAACTTTTTTTAAAAAAGTTTTATTGATTATTTTATAATAATAAAAAGGCAAAAAAAATGGCTCCGAAGGCAGGACTCGAACCTGCGACCTGCCGGTTAACAGCCGGATGCTCTACCAACTGAGCTACTTCGGAACGCTACTATTATACAGTGATGTACAAGCCATCTTTCGTACATTTATTATTATAGCAACGTTTAAAATTTATACAAGTAGTTTTTTGAAATAATTTGAACATTTTATTTATAATGCTTTTCTTCTATTAGAAATGCCTCATTATAATGACTTATTGTTTTCTAATACCGCTTTATAAACTCGACAATTTCATCGATTAAGCCATTTGCGAGTGGTAAATCGGGATTGGAATAGCTCGCAATATTTTGTTCTCGGTCGCCTTCTATTTCTTTTAACACATGATTCATCTTACTGAAATAATGTATTATCGCCTGATCATTTGCTGCATATAAGTTTTCTGCATCTGTTTCGGTTACTTGAATATCTTTTCTCCCTTGAAGAATAATAACCGGAACATCAACATTCCCTATTTCGTGCTGGGGATCGTATTTAAGCCATGAAATCATATATGGCTGAACAGATGGTCTAAATAATGATTGAAGCTGTGCAGGCACTGTTTCCACCTCTTTACCCGCTTTTAATTGCTGCAGTATTTTTTCCGAT belongs to Solibacillus sp. FSL W7-1436 and includes:
- the rocF gene encoding arginase, which gives rise to MMNQKISIVGVPCDYGQQRRGVDMGPSAIRYAGVQQRLANLGYEVEDEGNIQVIEGDAAVSKDEKLLNLEEVIKVNTALAEKVYNVVKKDYIPLVLGGDHSIAIGTLAGLSMKYKNLGVIWFDAHADLNTPETTPSGNIHGMPLATSIGLGHERLTSILHADPKIKAENIVIIGGRSIDEGERELIKARGIKIYTMHEIDRLGMTYVMEETLKYFKQLQIDGLHLSLDLDALDPLYTPGVGTPVAGGITYRESHLAMEMIQESGLMTSAEFVEVNPILDERNKTAELAVALIGSLFGETLV